Within Suricata suricatta isolate VVHF042 chromosome 12, meerkat_22Aug2017_6uvM2_HiC, whole genome shotgun sequence, the genomic segment taaataaatttacttttaagaaatctaACTTCTCCCATTAGATACAGAAATTTCCAGGTATTTGCAATCCAAGGTTGGGGAAAACATTGAGGATATGTGAAAATAGACAAAGGGGAAACTGTATatcagacagagcagaagctTGATAAAGTGAGTGACTTAAATGTCTAGAGAAGTTGAATTCTAACAAATGGAAATTCCAGGAGATAAATAGAAGGAGCCAATTTTACTTCCACAGTCTAAACAAGGAATAGAAGTTCTTGTCTCTGAGGCTCTGCCCTGCGGTCATGGGCACGTCTTCAGCTCCAAAACAGTTGGCCCTTACATCACTGGAACCCCAACAATTCTTTTCAGAGCACTTTttatgtctctgttcctcaggctgtagatgaaggggttcagcatgggcgtGACCACTGTGTACATCACCGAGGCCACAGCACTGGAGTGGGAGCTCTGGGTGGCAGCAGAGCTAAGGTACACTCCTAGGCTTGTACAAAAAAATAAGGAGACAACTGACAGGTGAGATGCACaggtggaaaatgctttatacttgCCCTGAGCTGATGAGATCCCACGTATGGAGGTAACTATCTTAGAATATGAGTAAAGGATCCCAGCAAAAGGACCACCAGCCAGCAACATAGCTGCAAAATATATCATCAAGTTATTAAGAAAGGTGTCAGAACAGGCAAGTTGGAGCATCTCATTGatttcacagaaaaagtgggggATGTGCAAGTGTGCACAGAAGGAAAGCCGCAACATCATTAAACTTTGTAACAGGGAATTAAGGTTACTCATGATCCAGGACACCAGAACCAGCAGTCCACACAGCCGGGGGTTCATAATGATCATGTAATGTAaggggtgacagatggccacgAAGCGGTCGTAAGCCATCACAGTCAGGAGAAAGACATCTAATCCTGCCCAGAGTATGAAAAAGTACATCTGAGTGATACAGTCTGCATAGGTTATGACTTTGCTCTGAGTTTTGATGTCCCATAGCATCTtggggatggtggtggaggtgaagcagatgtcCACAAAGGACAGATGagtgaggaagaagtacatgggggtgtggaggtggaagtcagagctgacagccaggatgatgagcaggttTCCAAAGACAGTGATCAGGTACATGGAGAGGAAA encodes:
- the LOC115275129 gene encoding olfactory receptor-like protein OLF4, whose amino-acid sequence is MESGNDTQISEFFLLGFSEEPGLQPLIFGLFLSMYLITVFGNLLIILAVSSDFHLHTPMYFFLTHLSFVDICFTSTTIPKMLWDIKTQSKVITYADCITQMYFFILWAGLDVFLLTVMAYDRFVAICHPLHYMIIMNPRLCGLLVLVSWIMSNLNSLLQSLMMLRLSFCAHLHIPHFFCEINEMLQLACSDTFLNNLMIYFAAMLLAGGPFAGILYSYSKIVTSIRGISSAQGKYKAFSTCASHLSVVSLFFCTSLGVYLSSAATQSSHSSAVASVMYTVVTPMLNPFIYSLRNRDIKSALKRIVGVPVM